The Mucilaginibacter mallensis genome has a segment encoding these proteins:
- a CDS encoding RagB/SusD family nutrient uptake outer membrane protein translates to MKIFNKIIFGTVVTVSALATGCKKDYFNRPPKSSVTIGNFYQNADQVNAATNVLYSVPWFGWNTHVGWSISELSGGNARSWSSDISNFSYFTVANTDRVLDAAWNSLYTEVAQANALINTLPTAVPASVSTAVVNNALGEARLWRAMAYFHLVRIYGPVPIIENTSTNISDYQVPRNPVADVYKFIVNDLLFAEANCTKKTRGTTYSANIHVSSGSASAMLAKVYLYMQDYTDARAEAEKVINSGEFKLYGVDLPGKQFSDLFLTANNNNEESIIALQWAGGAAVNNNTYGYGNSFQASAAVNSQITGTGDGYGEVGPTYDLQDEYDPADLRRKPTYMIAGDHYPEIDQAAGGYTFPSGLQVQGTYAGVKKYVVGTPADNGGVGAAQSAANNTYMLRYADMFLIDAEAIMAGATTSSDPAALSAINKIRTRAGLAPLTEIRRFYTVANPNYAAYGPTPNASVPKNIIKDDIIDERRREFAFEDDYFYDLMRADGFNNTAHAMGLKLMTQQDRGTAGGTPIVRYGNQYLSVTASQLQFQIPAVELAADPKLSDAPVPYVFK, encoded by the coding sequence ATGAAAATATTTAACAAAATCATATTCGGAACAGTAGTCACAGTAAGTGCTTTGGCTACCGGTTGTAAGAAGGATTATTTCAATCGTCCGCCAAAAAGTTCCGTTACTATAGGTAATTTTTACCAAAACGCCGACCAGGTGAACGCGGCTACCAATGTTTTATACAGTGTGCCATGGTTTGGCTGGAATACGCACGTAGGCTGGTCAATATCTGAGCTTAGCGGCGGCAACGCACGCTCATGGTCGAGCGATATCAGTAACTTCTCGTATTTTACAGTTGCAAATACCGATAGGGTACTTGATGCTGCATGGAACTCATTATATACCGAGGTTGCCCAGGCAAACGCATTAATTAACACGCTGCCTACCGCGGTTCCTGCATCAGTAAGCACAGCTGTAGTTAACAATGCATTGGGTGAGGCCCGTTTGTGGCGCGCTATGGCTTATTTTCACCTGGTGCGCATTTACGGACCAGTGCCGATCATCGAAAATACATCAACCAATATTTCTGATTACCAGGTGCCAAGAAACCCGGTAGCTGATGTTTACAAGTTTATAGTGAATGATTTGCTTTTTGCTGAAGCCAATTGTACCAAAAAAACACGCGGTACTACTTATAGCGCTAACATACATGTTTCAAGTGGTTCTGCATCAGCTATGCTTGCTAAGGTTTACCTGTATATGCAGGATTATACAGACGCAAGGGCCGAAGCTGAAAAGGTTATAAACAGCGGGGAGTTTAAGCTATACGGAGTAGATCTGCCAGGCAAGCAGTTTTCTGATTTGTTTTTAACTGCCAATAATAATAACGAAGAGTCAATCATTGCATTACAATGGGCAGGCGGTGCTGCTGTTAACAATAATACCTACGGTTATGGTAACTCGTTCCAGGCATCGGCGGCTGTAAACAGCCAGATAACAGGTACAGGTGATGGTTATGGTGAAGTAGGGCCAACTTATGATCTTCAGGACGAATATGATCCTGCCGATCTTCGCCGCAAACCTACTTATATGATAGCCGGCGACCATTATCCTGAAATTGACCAGGCAGCGGGCGGTTATACATTTCCGTCAGGTTTGCAAGTACAGGGAACCTATGCAGGTGTTAAAAAATACGTTGTTGGTACACCTGCGGATAATGGCGGTGTAGGTGCAGCGCAATCGGCTGCGAATAATACCTATATGCTGCGCTATGCTGATATGTTTTTGATAGATGCTGAAGCAATTATGGCTGGAGCTACAACAAGTTCAGATCCTGCAGCTTTAAGTGCGATAAATAAGATCAGGACAAGGGCCGGTTTAGCACCGTTAACCGAAATAAGGAGGTTTTATACCGTGGCTAATCCCAATTATGCAGCATATGGGCCAACCCCTAATGCCAGTGTGCCCAAAAATATTATCAAGGATGATATAATTGACGAGCGCAGAAGAGAATTCGCTTTTGAGGACGATTATTTTTATGACCTGATGCGTGCGGATGGCTTTAATAACACAGCGCATGCAATGGGACTTAAATTAATGACACAGCAAGACAGGGGAACCGCAGGTGGCACACCGATAGTAAGATATGGCAACCAATACCTGTCGGTAACTGCCAGCCAGCTACAGTTTCAAATACCTGCAGTTGAGCTTGCGGCTGATCCTAAGTTAAGTGATGCTCCGGTTCCTTATGTTTTTAAATAA
- a CDS encoding IPT/TIG domain-containing protein: MKKNYKLLYVMLSLLLVYTFSCKKNDMGGTGAPTITRVRTTTKTDTTTGVVKRITLDSSITTTTTTLVGYDSTVTSGHLGNQYAIIGTNFLTTKTVTLNGVGVYFNPGLLTDHSIIITIPSLTSTATQVPFGPDQTNKLVVTTKYGTATFTFPIVQPAPVITSFAPQVANPGDVVTITGQVFNGATSVTFDKIPAKIIGTPTATQIQVQVPQGVTSNLIYVTTPGGTAVSTTTFGFKYVVYTESLATGWGGQGSGGYDGYNSTRVYNDQTHPEAGSYDIATTFTNSYGALQLGYGGATPINVSTLGLTSIKFSVYGGAGYTGTQKLQVVINGAYSTAVVVSFTAGAYTDIIIPLSQLGKPSTITEIVLQNYGVAPPCTIYVDNLGFI, encoded by the coding sequence ATGAAAAAGAACTATAAGCTATTATATGTGATGCTCTCTTTACTGCTGGTTTATACATTTTCCTGTAAGAAAAATGATATGGGCGGCACCGGGGCACCAACCATTACAAGAGTGCGTACCACCACAAAAACTGATACTACCACCGGTGTAGTAAAAAGGATCACCCTTGACTCAAGTATCACAACAACTACCACCACTTTGGTTGGGTACGATTCAACGGTAACATCGGGTCACCTGGGTAACCAGTATGCCATTATCGGTACAAACTTTTTAACTACAAAAACGGTAACTCTTAATGGTGTTGGTGTGTATTTTAACCCGGGATTGTTAACTGATCACAGCATCATTATAACCATCCCATCGTTAACATCTACTGCTACGCAGGTGCCCTTTGGCCCCGATCAAACAAATAAACTGGTAGTTACTACTAAATATGGTACTGCAACTTTTACCTTCCCAATAGTACAACCCGCACCGGTAATTACCAGCTTTGCGCCACAGGTAGCAAACCCGGGTGATGTAGTTACCATAACCGGTCAGGTATTTAATGGCGCTACATCCGTTACGTTTGATAAGATACCTGCTAAAATAATAGGCACACCTACAGCTACGCAGATACAAGTACAGGTTCCGCAGGGTGTTACTTCAAATTTAATATATGTAACTACACCGGGCGGTACAGCTGTATCAACTACTACGTTCGGGTTTAAATATGTTGTTTATACCGAGTCGCTGGCAACAGGTTGGGGCGGCCAGGGAAGTGGGGGTTATGATGGTTACAACAGTACCCGTGTATACAATGACCAAACACACCCTGAGGCAGGCAGCTACGATATAGCAACTACCTTTACCAACTCATACGGTGCCCTGCAATTGGGCTATGGCGGTGCAACACCTATTAATGTAAGCACACTTGGTTTAACCTCCATTAAGTTTTCGGTATATGGCGGTGCCGGGTATACTGGTACACAAAAACTACAGGTAGTTATTAACGGGGCCTACAGCACCGCGGTTGTTGTTAGCTTTACAGCCGGTGCTTATACGGACATTATTATTCCGCTAAGCCAGTTGGGTAAGCCATCAACTATTACCGAGATCGTGCTCCAGAATTACGGAGTAGCTCCTCCATGTACCATATACGTGGATAACCTTGGTTTTATTTAA